The sequence below is a genomic window from Oscillospiraceae bacterium.
TCACCGGAGAACAGGAAGACGTCCTGCATTACGACTGCGACAAGACGGCGCAGCGAAGAGAGGTTGAAGGACTCGATGTTCTTTCCGTCAATCAGAATTTCGCCTTTTTGAATCTTGTAAAACCGAGCAAGCAGCGAAATCACGGTGGTTTTTCCGCTTCCCGTATCGCCTACAATTGCCATTGTCTGACCCGGGAGCACTTTGAACGAAACATCTTTGAGCACCCAGTTTTCCTCGTCATAGGCAAACCAAACATGTTTAAACTCGATTTCGCCCCTGACTTTATCCACTTTTTCGCCGACTTCGATATCCTCCGTATCGGCGGTATTGTCGATGATATCGAAAATGCGCTCCGCAGAAATTAAGGACGACTGGATGTTGGTGAACTGTTCGGCAATGCGCGAAATCGGGTTGATAAACTGTTTGATATAAGTGGTAAAGGCGTGCAGAACGCCGACCAGCAAAACGCCTGTGAACACATCTTTGGCATACACAATGATCAAAACGCCGACTGCGATGTCACCGACCAATCCGAGGAGCGGGTTCGAAAGCGAACGTAAAATCATATCCATCATGCTGAGTTTATAATAACCCTTGGCGAGTTCGTCATACTGTTCGTATTTTTTACTCTGGCTTCCGAACATCTGCACTATGCGCATTCCGATGATGTTCTCGGCTAAAAACCCATTCATGCGCGACAACTGTGCCTTGATTTTAATAAAGATTTTGCGGGCGAGGTAACGATAGATTAATGCGATCGCAATCACAACCGGAATGATGATCATACATGCAACCGCAAGTTTCGCATCCAAAATGAACATCATGGAGATGACGTTGATCACCAGTAAAAACTCGCTGACGAAA
It includes:
- a CDS encoding ABC transporter ATP-binding protein yields the protein LAILSNITVTLKPYILERVIDNNLMTGLNDYNSLMIWAGLYLGVILFGVAISYIQSIALASLGQRIMHKLRTTLFSKIQNMSMRFFDKNASGSILTRVSSDVESLSELFSDVIINFVSEFLLVINVISMMFILDAKLAVACMIIIPVVIAIALIYRYLARKIFIKIKAQLSRMNGFLAENIIGMRIVQMFGSQSKKYEQYDELAKGYYKLSMMDMILRSLSNPLLGLVGDIAVGVLIIVYAKDVFTGVLLVGVLHAFTTYIKQFINPISRIAEQFTNIQSSLISAERIFDIIDNTADTEDIEVGEKVDKVRGEIEFKHVWFAYDEENWVLKDVSFKVLPGQTMAIVGDTGSGKTTVISLLARFYKIQKGEILIDGKNIESFNLSSLRRLVAVVMQDVFLFSGDVGYNIRLNDENISDEDIDRAVKTVHADDFIQSLPCGIQSPVSERGCTFSAGQRQLIAFARAVAFEPRILVLDEATANIDSATEAALQDALTAASNQRTSIVVAHRISTIMSSDMILVMRHGEIIQRGTHSRLIAEGGHYADLCRAAGNRNGQ